Within Sphaerodactylus townsendi isolate TG3544 linkage group LG05, MPM_Stown_v2.3, whole genome shotgun sequence, the genomic segment AACACCAAGACAGTCATATCCTAGCTCTGCACTGAAGCTCTCCAATCACATGCAAAATCACAGGACTAGCCCTTCTGTGAAATTCTGAATCACAAGACCTGATAAATAAGCAGACCCATTGGCTGTGTTGTATAACTTTGCATTTGAGTTCTCTTTCAAAACCACAAatgtaaaaatactgaaaaggatGAAAGAGTCTCATAACTATCCTGCTGGCTATTAGCAGTGCTTTATCTTTAGAAGGATACTGCTGCTTCTGTGAAAAGCTAACTGAAGAGTGCTGATTcagaataataaaaaaggaagccactcaaagaaatggaaaaaaatttaaatggtAAGAAAATGTATCAATATTACTACCTACCACTTGATTTTGAGCCCAAATGGATACCACACCACTAGAAATGGAAGCGATGATAGGCCGGACAGGATGCCACTAGAAGATACAGAGTAAATGGAGTGAGGCAGAAGAAACGTGATTTAAAAGTCGATTAAGCTAACTGGTATTAACCAAATTAATCCACTGAGTACAGGTGAAGGAAACACTCACTGCTACATCCAGCAACAGCTCCCCTCTGGTGCCATGAAGGATTTTCACTAGGTTTCCAATGCTCTTCTCCCAGATGTATAAAGCATGCTGACGTGCTGACCCTGCGACAATATATTCCCCATCACCAGAGAAACAGCACTTCTTCCAAGGTGTCCTGCAGATAAAGAAATTCACAGAATCTCAGCTTGTTACATTGTACACTAACGAGAAGTAAGGGTTTCCAGGTAAGGTCTAAAGGTGGCAATTGTCTAAAGATGCTTTAGGTGTAAGTGAAAGCCCAGTATTCTGAAACAACAAAGAGCAATTTACGCAATTTGAATTACTCAACTAGGTTACTAAGATCTATTTTCTTAATCTGCAAACTTGCAGACACTTTTCATAATCTGCCGATAATATCTGCCTTTCTGTTACTTTTTTGCAGACTTGGTGTCAATTTCCTTATGTTACTGGCCAGTATAGAAAAGTATGAGAACAGAAAAAATGGATCAGCAAGGGAAAAGGATGGAGACAAAACAGAGAGAAGAGGCTAGTAACTGTGCTAAGTGGAGAAGTTTCCCCATCAAAGTAATGTCTGAACAGTTTCAGAATTGTCTGCAAGGGTAGGTTTGGAAAGCCAGGAAACCATTTCAACTCTATGATCATTCTGGAGTCCACTCCTTTGGAGTGAAATGTTAGGTTTTGGAGGCAAAAGGCTTATAGGGCTTTTTGGTTTGTTCTTCAAGGTTTGAAAAGTAACAATTTACTTCAGATGACCTACTGAGAGGATTCTATTTTATAGCGAACTTGgaacacagcaaagcaaaacaTGCCACTCTCACCACAGGTTCTTCCTTCCCTGTTCCTTACCTGTTCACTAAGTCCTGAAGTTTCTGCATTGGCTCTGGCTCTCCATCTCTACCACAAGTCAAGATTTCCCGGCCATCATACACTCTAATTATTCGATCAGCTGTATTTATTAGGAAGCAACTGAGAAATAGAAAAGAGACGTACAATCTTGTAACAATATCATCAAAAGAGCAAACCTGAGACACTTTAATATGTTACatgagcaacagaaaacaacaacaacaaagactgGAATCAAACATTTTCTTCCTCCAAACAGTAATGCTTCAGGTCATAATACTAACTACTTTTGAAagaccttttcttttaaaaagctgtttcctGCAAAACATTGAGGCTGCTGTTTGAGAAACCTTGAGGACACAGGCCCTTGGATTTCTGATAGGGTATGTAAGTCTCCTTATCTCTCACCATTATAATAAAGTCATTTCTCAAATCAGTTAGGCTTAAGACATTAATGTTCCACTCTGCATTGTTCCAAGAACTTAGTGGTTTTCTAAGCTCTTGTGCAAACAACAGATATTAAAATTCATAATCCTTTTCTGAAGAGTCTGAATACTGCACCTGACTTAAATCAACAAATGTGGTGCAAGAGTAACATTCCAGCACAATCCTAACATAAACACATTCTATTCCAAGGACCAAAAGCAGAATggtaattttaaaacaaatcccATCTGTAAAAATAAGCAGTTAGTAATTCCAGGGACCACAACTATTTGTGTTCTAATTGCCTTCAATGCCAATCAAGGAATCAAAAGAATTGGGAAAACTCActgaaaaggagggaaaaattATATTTCTGCTCTCAATGTTCTTCAACTCACCTTCCTTTCCGAGCAAATTCAATGGATTTAATAGCTGTTGTGTTGCTTGTGCCTGTCGTTACTCTGAAAGACGCAACAAGATCCTGGGTGTCTGTCTTCAACACCAAAATctaaagtgaaagaaagaaagaaagaaagaaagaaagaaagaaagaaagaaagaaagaaagaaagaaagaaagaaagaaagaaagaaagaaagaaagaaagaaagaaagaaatcaaaatCCTGTGCTGAGAATTGGTGAGGAAAAGCACTGAAAGGCTGTACAGATGTCAAATGTGTCACTGCCAATAATTTATGAGACACTGAACTAGGGACATAACCAACTCTATCTCCACTTGTCCCTCTCTCACATCTATTAAAAATGCTTAGTGATGACACTGAGAATTTGTAAAGTCTGACTCAAGCAGATATGAAActagaagagaaaggaaatggtttttaaaatatctcaGTTTCTGTGCAATTAACTTCATGCATTCATACACGAAATTATATTTCCCCAACATCGCATGTTGACCTTTTTCATATCACTGAACACCTGCCCTATatcgtttgtttgtttaatttaggatatttctaccccacctctTTAGAATCCAGCTCAAGGAAGCTTAAAATCACCACAGTATAAAAAGCAAGCTGTTAGACTAAGCAACATAAAAACTACCCATAAAAGAAACAGACCATTAAAAAGCTGGTAAGATAAACCCTCTAAGTAAAAGCCTGGGCAAAAAGATGAGTTTCAGCCTGGTTCCTAAAAGACAGTAAGTAAGCACCAAGTGAGTCTCAAAGGGAAGAGTGTCCCACAGGtggggtgccaccacagaaaacacCTAGTCCTTCGTCATCCCCctcctcacctctgaaggcaggaCACCCAGAGAAGTAACTGAAAGAGAGATCATAACTGATGGACTGGACAGTCTGGAAGGAAACAGTCCTGAATTGCTATGGacaccattttattttctgaattttCTCAAAGAATATTTTAGATCTTGTGTACCCATTTTTCTATAGACTAGCagaaaagcccattttaaattaaaataaaatgggttctaGATATGAGGTGGGGGAGGGCCGGCAGGGGACTGATCAGGCTGGTGGGAGgctgctgtttttccttccttcctgcccgccttctcccctgccctgttgcttctctctctcccctgcccaacTTACctttgccttctgctgctgggtaagtctttgccttggtctttgaggtagggggagggtgaaagaatggggagggaggtggggcgcCCATGCCCCACCAGGCCGGCTtggtcttgggggggggagggagagggtatGTTGGGCAGTGGGGAGGTTTGGGATGGGTCAGAGGGGCAGCTTGCTGTTTAGGAGGAGGGTGGAATGGAGTGGcttagggtgggggaagggtgaaaTTGTGAgacttggggcgggggagggtggaatAGGGATGCTTCGGAGGGGATGGATGGAATGGGGAagcctgggctgggctgggctgggctaggAGAGGGTGGGCAAGTGAGTGGGGAAGCTTGAGCTGGGCCGGCGAGGCAGCTGACAGCAGCCCAGCACTAACCTGCTGGCCCAGCTTTGGGCGCTGGGAAGGTAGTTGAAATGTAAGGGACTCAAGTCTAATAGGTGTGCAGGACTGACTTCTGTgtgcccattggttggaagtgagtcacTGATTCATTCCAACTTTTACTCAATTATGTATTAGGTTTTCTCTGAAGTTGGAAGGGATTTTGTTAGAATCATATTATCTAGGATCAATCCAGATGCTGAGAATAGTAAATCAATGTTTCGAGCATTTCAGAGCAGAAAaatcttcaatgtattgtcgaaggctttcacagccagaattactggggtgctgtgtggtttccgggctgtatggccgtgttctagcagcattctctcctgagaatgctgctagaacatattCTCTAACTTCAAATGCTTCCATAATCTTCCTTTTTATCCATTTAAAAGCAATACGTGCATGCTTCTTTGTAAGCTTATACAACCAAGGAAATCCTTTGCACCTAACTTGGCCTAGGTACAAAGCTGGATCCTGCAGAAACCATCCACACGTATAAGGGGCAAAATGTAGCAGCCACTTCAATCCACCCTTATGCTGCTCCTGCCCCCACCCAGTCCTGAGAGATCAGCATCTTAGGTGGAGGTATTTCAGGAtacagcaggaagggaaaggaaggaaaatctCGCTTTCCTGTGCAGGTTTTACACAGGACCAAACCCAGACTGTGGAACctgttcccattttattttatttttttcatgcttTAATAAAGAATTAATAAAGAATTACCGCTATGAAGCAGTAGCTGCAAGTGCAACTGCCAAAACTGGCACAGTGCAATTCCATGGGAAATGGCAGCATACAGGTCTGCTGAACCAAAGCAAGTCGATCACTGCAGTTGTTGAAGGGTCCTTGAGATTCTGCTACCAcatgcacgtgcacacacacttTATAGACTTGATAAGCTTACTGCAATCTTATTACTTGCACAGTGTAGTGCTGACCTCTTCACAATCTTCTTATTACTTGCACATTCACCAAGTGATACAGGATGAATAATGTAATATTTGAAACTTATTTATATGTCTGTAGACCTTATGTGGATGTGAACCAGGGAGGTGCAGCTAACTGTAGGCTCCTGCTGTGTGTACACAATATACCCTGCACGTCTATGGACATATAATTTTATCTTCAAACAACAGGATGCTCACTCACCTTGTGACGTGTGGTGAACACACTAATAATAGGTCTTCTATACAAAGGGTTATGCAACCTCAAGTAAGAGCATTTTTAGAACTGATGCAATCTCAATTGGTCTCAATTGAATCCCCACTCCATTAAGTAAATCTGATCAAAATCATCACACTACTGTAATGATTATCAAATGAATACAATGGAGAACAAAGAACACTATAAGATCTGTAATATAATGTTACTGATTCacccagggaaagcaaagcatttgtttttaaaaggtttgtaacaCTGTAACAGCTGACCCTAGACATGTTTACTCTGAAACATCTATGTATGAAAGTATCGCTAGAACTGCAGCCTAAAATTTAGTTTAGAAATGATTATAGAAGTAGTAATTTGAAGGAGGGCACCTGCAAGAATCTCATGGTGAAATTCACGCACTACTACCAGGAAGGAAAGAGTAGGGCAGCTGGGAGAAGTAGGCGCTGAGTGCTGGCAGTGTTTGGGCTGGGAGAGAGCCCAGGATCCACAGGTGCCACCGTAGCCCAAATACTGCCAGTACTCCAAGATTAATGGAGGAACAGcatgtgcagtggttagagcattgaACCAtgctctgggagacccaggtctgtcatggaaacttgctgactgaccttgagcctgtcacattgtctcagcctaacctccctcacagagCTGTCATGAGGATAACATGAAAAAGAGGAGAATGTTATAAGTCACTTTGAATTTTTATTTGGCAGCAAAGTGGGGTCTAAGTTAAGTAAATTAATCTGTAAtactggatggggtggctgccatAGACATCCAGCCCCCCTCCTAGCCTGCTAGCACTCAGCAACTGCTCTTTCCAGCCACCCTTTTCCTTACCTTCCCACAGCTAGGAGGAGGAAGCAGTGAATAGGAGTAGCTGGATGAAGGTGAAGACTGTGGTGGCAGCTAAAGCCCCACTGATATTCTACACTGGACTTTCCTGgctttcctcctctttccctccaagGTAAGAAGGAAGGTGAGGATGTGGCAGGAGGGTGAGGTTGGGGGAGACTGAGGGAAGCAAATAGTCAACAGCCGCCCAAACTCTGCCAGCTCTCCCTTTCCCTGATTGCTTCTGTCTTTTCCCTTAAGTCAGGATTCTGTCCTCAATTCCAAAAATTGCTGTTAAGCATTCATGATGATTCTTTTTAATTTCAGGATTTTTAAATCccttccattttcccccagtgtttagatttttctgtaaacctgagtTTTTCCTCAAGTTCACAGAAAAATCTCTCTCCTTGGTGTAAATTTCTAATTTCTGGATTTAACAACCCACATCTAGGACAATATtagttataatatatataatggCCCTATTAAAATATAGTTTTTAAAGAGAAATCATAAATATGTCAGCTACATAGACCACCCACTAAAGACAAACTCAGTCACGTCTTACCTTCCCTTTGGCATTCCCTGTATAAATATATTCCCCACGCCGGTCAAAAGAAGCCACTACATTTAGATCAGAATCATCATCCACTGGAAGAATGACGTGTTTTGAGTCAGATAATGTTAGCATGACTGGGGCAGACTTCATGGGACATACCAATACTTTGTTCCTATAAAAACAGAATtcagaagaaacaaagaaaatctTGAATACTGTGCTTTTCTTACGTGGTCTCCATAATATTCAGAATAATAAAATACCCTATTGCATTCTGGGTTAGGATTAGACAATGGATTGGTGCAAAAGCCAACATACAAAGATCTCTATTCTTTCCCATTAAACATTTTGACTATCTTTTGCTTAACAATAAGATCTGATGCTTGTTTACCAAAAAACACAGCCTGGAATGGAGTACAGGGATTGGATGAAAAAGGAACCTGTATGTGCTCGGACAGTGGACAATGAAATATCAGAAGAGGGGCAGATTTTCATCCAAACATATACAGGCAACAGAGTTCAGCTTTTCTTCAAATATCTACATCTTGAATTGTTTCAAATTCAGCCTGCTTAGTTTCTTTCACTTCTCAAACCCTGTTTTATAACTGACCCTGGGTGCTAAATTACTGAAATTTAAATCTTAGCATCATCCTATCGATTAAAGTCAACTCAATTCTAATTATTTCTCTGGTAGCTAAATAAAAGCTAAATAGCATTAGCAAAAACACAGGAGTCCAAAAGTTCACTAGAAGTCTTTTCAGAAGGCTGAAATGACATCACTGAACAGCACTCTGCATATAATCATAGGATAGTTGCTGGTTTATCACATTACTCTTCTGTATTttcctccctcacccccacccccaccccattccacaGGAAAACGAGCTAATTCAAACTGTAACATTCAGTCTAAAATGCACAATAAAAACCTGCATTGGATAATACCAGCTCTAAAATGATACTGTAATACTCAAAAAACCATTCAGATGTCCAAAACTGCTGTAAGAATTGTTTTGGTCAATATTACTCACTGATCTCGGGGGTGGTACTGGACCTTCAGGATAGGAGATGGAAACCGAAACCTCTGGTCACAATCACCAGTCAGTACATCCCACTGAGATACCATATTATCAGTTGATGCACTCACCAATTTGTGGCCATCCCGACTCCAACTAAAAAAGAAAGGTCAAGCAGAGAGTTCACTTTTGCAATACACTCATAAAGCTCCCCACACATAACTATTTTAAATGGTCAGAGCTCCCATTAAAATGTCAGGATGCAGATTTCTACAGCTCCAATCCTGTATACATAGAAGaataccctgtttcccacccGAGTTTCAGATCATAGTTGGGGAATGGACATAATGGAACAGCAcacaacaaacaaatacaacaaatacaaaacctttaatggcatataaagagtggtaaaatacagattatgttaaaaccaattgactaaaatttacacaaaggtttcactcttgatccaagtgcctttgttaaaaacctggcaactgattcagtagtgtggggatgatggtcactaagcaggtgtgaaactatttccttgtctgatctcactgaaaatttcttcaagatgccctcgagaaaaagcaaccgatagactgccaaatctttgcaatgaaggagcacgtgttcagttgtttcgggtaggcccgctgc encodes:
- the RBBP5 gene encoding retinoblastoma-binding protein 5 isoform X3; this encodes MNLELLESFGQNYPEEADGTLDCISMALTCTFNRWGTLLAVGCNDGRIVIWDFLTRGIAKIISAHIHPVCSLCWSRDGHKLVSASTDNMVSQWDVLTGDCDQRFRFPSPILKVQYHPRDQNKVLVCPMKSAPVMLTLSDSKHVILPVDDDSDLNVVASFDRRGEYIYTGNAKGKILVLKTDTQDLVASFRVTTGTSNTTAIKSIEFARKGSCFLINTADRIIRVYDGREILTCGRDGEPEPMQKLQDLVNRTPWKKCCFSGDGEYIVAGSARQHALYIWEKSIGNLVKILHGTRGELLLDVAWHPVRPIIASISSGVVSIWAQNQVENWSAFAPDFKELDENVEYEERESEFDIEDEDKSEPEQTGADAAEDEEVDVTSVDPIAAFCSSDEELEDSKALLYLPIAPEVEDPEENPYGPPPDAVQTAIPDEGIGSEKKRQSISDGPQPPKKKPKTTNIELQGVPNDEVHPLLGVKGDGKSKKKQAGRPKGSKAGGGISELL